AATATGACATAAAGAATACTTAATTCAATGAAAGTCTCATCCCTTAAAGTGTAGGTCTCAAGATGCTTATTGTATATGCATGTAATGCCACACCTAAGTGGTCAAGGCGACTAAAGTTAGTGTTAGGGTAGTGCCCTATAGTTAGGTATTTAACCAATATTTTGAGTCCAGGCTTAGTCATCATGATGATAGTGCCTATGAAGATAAGGCATGAGAAATGTCATCAATTAGCTAGTGGGCATCTAGGATGCTGAAAAACATTTGAGAGTGGACCTCATGTTTAAGAATTTAGTTTAGCTTTGGAATgctagtttgaatttgtaataattcaagTGTCTCAATAGGTTTCCTTCTTACTAGGTGTTGTAATACTCAAGCATGCATTTGTGTTGTTTTGCAAGTGGGTAAGGTCAGTAGCGAAGTATGTGGGGAAGCCAATAATCCAACTAACCAAATTGCATAAGGGTAAGGCCTAGTGTTTTAGTTTATGTTTGTTGTTCAATACTTGAGTTTATGTATTTCAGTTTCAAACATGtgtttatatttcattttttagatttatgttATGTATGCACATTTCAATTATTTGGGGATagatgtaatttcaaatttggaCATGTGTAATGGTCTGAGTTTATATAAGTTATTCAATATAAGTTTCATTACGCCTTTTTGCATGCTTTTAAGTTTAAGAATATCAAGttgtatgttaaatttattttcttgtaagAATGTTAAATAAGAGTTTTAAGTCAATACATCTCTTTGAATTTATATTCTCTCAAAGGGTATGTATATGTAAAAACGGTGTTAAAAGAgaataaatgtaattttactaTACATAATAAACGTTCATGTAgttttattatgtataataGGGGTATGTATAAGAAGGGGTTAAAAAGTtgagtacatatagttttacaaataaatgtaaaatcttcgatcaatttttttctcagtattcattcaacattttttatatttttaagatttctgtgttaatttgttcttttttatgtGCGTTAATTTTCCTACATATATAATATCTTGATTTATATATGTAGCACAACGTTTAGAGTTTgcaatttacaatttaaaaacaaCACTAACCCTTCTAAGCTCTACTTTACACAACCTTAAATCCTAAATCCCATGTATAAATCAAAAcactatatacataatattataaatgtaaGTGAATTACATATTTCATCAGTTTCGCCactatatcataaatataaatataagacaCTCAAAAGAAAGGTTTAGGGAGTCATACTAGTGCCTACAACTACACATTATTCCctctcatttaaattaaatattgcaCTAATTTTCTAAACCAGGGTTTAAATCTTAGtgtttaatgttttataatGTCGGTATTGGGCTCGGAGTTATGCTcattaaaaaagaacaaatttaaacatgatccaaaaaatgatgcaaaatattGAATGCACGTTGGGAAAAACATGTTTGACCAAGATTTTACACTAATTGCTAATGGATTACATGTACTAGAAAATTTGTTATCCTTCTCTTAGTTAAAGTTCTTACACTAACCCTATTTTGCatagttaaattatattaacCCTAATTACActtagttaaattattttatattaactcTCATTACGCatagttaaattatattaacCCCACTATACGCATAGTTAAATCACATTAACCTCCATTTCAGATGGTTAAATCATATGCACCTTCCATCACACatagttaaattattaaaacccCCATTATACACTGTGAAATTACATTAAATCCCATAATATGTAGGAAAATTACATAAATGCCTCACTATGCCCCCCATTATGCATAGTAAAATTACATAAGATGAAAGATTAGACAAACAGTGAAACTTTACTGTATTATATTAGTGAGAGTATACTACatgtacaaacaaatattaccaacttatttatacaaactgacATGATGATATGTGATCGGGTAATtttcaaatgagagaaaaagtaaacatTAACATCGCCTAATCAGTTTTTGTCGtgttagtttatataaaaaaaattagtaaaatttatttatagatgtAGTTTTATTCTACGATAAGAGGAAAGACTAACCTCCTGCAATTCTCTTTGCATAAGAGTATAAACATAATGTCCAATTCTCATTGAAAAACAGGTCATGTAGAATCTCATAACAAGAATGAAGTGATACCAGAAGAGTGTTTTATCTTTGCTGGAAAATTGATGTCCAACCACATGCAAATTTTTATGGTCCAAACTTGAAAATCAGGCTCTGCACACCAGTGCACCAGGTTTATTGCATCTTGCTTCTGCAGATAGAAGGGGTAAGCCATGTCCATATGAGGCAAGAAGAAGTTGAATATTCTAAGTTAACAATGCAAAATCAACTGGCAAACAATTTTCACATGCTAGTAGCATCACATAAGAAGAAAATATCACAATTGAACCTTCAAATTAGCGGTTAATTCATCTTTCTCAAGTTCTTAATGTTGACATGTCTAACACttctttttttctcctaaatAATGTTTGAAGTCTAAATAAATgccaaagaaaaatgaaaagtaaaaataaaattacagatATGAAATACTCAACTGAGACAAACAAAAAACCCATCTCAATCCATGTGACTTATTAAGTTATACCAGCAATGGAATAAAGCCAAGAAACTTCAGCAAAATGGCATGAAATCATCCATGTCACTCACACAATTATTACAACGGATGACATTTGAtgtatattcaaatatttggaATGAGTCAATATGCTTCGAACAACATCAAATCTTCAGTTCAGTTAAGTAAATAAAGTTATGTATCAAAAAATCTCTAAGCTTAAAAGCTAAGGCCACTGACTATGGAGCTTCCACCACCAAATCTTGCCAAGGATTTAGGTAAAGGATTAAGAACAAACACTCTCTCAAGAGCTTTTTCTATTCAATATTCATCAACAACTCTTGTTTACAAAATGAAGAGGATGATCTTTTGAAGGTCTTACAAGTGCTGCACAGTAAAAAGTAGAAGTTACAAagtcaaacaaataaaatagcaAAATATGAGACACATTAATTAGTCACTTAAGTGTCCCCAAAAGTCAAGTAAGACTACAACAAGAAGTTGTTCCATAATCTTAATAATTCTCAAATATAGGAGGAACAAGTAGCCACCTAAAATGATAACCTTGTTTTTGCCAAAATGAGAATAATTTCTAGTCACCTTTTTGTCTTCATATCCCCTTAAGTTAATTGCTTTCATGTTCTACGATCTGAATAACACTCAAAATTTTCCTCCCATTTTGAAGACCTGGATCCCAACTAATTATGTTACAGTATACCCATGACACCAAActgaaaaatacaaagaaaacatcaataaaatacATGCAAACTTTCAATTCTCACGGAACTCCTCGCTTAATCTAGAGCAACTTAAAAGAATAATCCACAACTTTCTCTAACGAACTCCAAATCCAATtctataaaatatgttagaatgcTGAAAGAAAGGACTTTCCAATGGTATAACTCTTCCAGGAATAATAGTACATGATTTATTTTAGAACTAGATAGCATAATAGGACCTGAATatactttttgttgtttgtttccTGTTGCTCGCTCTTGGACTTGATTAGGAAATGCATTAGCATCACATTAATTTAGGGATAATTCAATGAATGGTCCAACCAAAAAGAATTTTGACCTCTTTACATTGAACTAGAAAAGCATACCATGAATTTTCAAGTTCACATATTTGTAAGAGCCCGAGTGTACGTGAAGAGGAAAAAAGGGTGGAAAAATGCAGAAACAAGAGAACATGTTGTGAAGATGGAAAAATGCACATGTAGAAGCAAGTGGACATGCTGTGCAGATGACAGATGCTACCATCCCAGAAATCACATGGACAGCAGGCCATCAACAAGAAAATCAGAGCCAACAACAAAAAGAGGGGACCACGAAGATATTCTGTGATGAGCTAGCGCAACATGATTGGGAAGGTAACTGTGGTGAGCAAATGAAGAAAAGGGACCTGGAGAGCATGGAGAAACccgagaaggaagaagaagaattggaGAAGTGAGGAGAGACCCAGCCTCTCAAAAGTTGGTGGGAGATTAGTTAGTGTGTTTTTTGGATTCACTcttattttatgcattttgttaatgttttgtAGTTTGTAGTTGTGTTGGAACTGCTATTTGCTATTTCTTTGTGTTATGAATATTTGGAGATGAATGATAGAAACTCTTGTTGTTGCTTCTGAAGCTTCTTTAATATGAAAGAATTTCACTGTTACATCGAGTTTGCATATTACATTATTATACTATGTTGAACAACATTCCCATTTTCCTCGTTTCGTTACAAACAACATCCTTAAATCAGCAACTGATAACAGAGTAGAGGTTTATTCTCGGAAATACAGAACCGACCGCTCGAAGCCTCACAGCAGCTCCTCAGGTACCTATCACATATAAAACAACATAGAGGACGAAAGTAAAGAGTCATTTATTGAAAACCCAAATTCTTTAGACCATAAGCAGCAGGGCATCCAGTGTATTAAACTGAAAAGTCATTCGACATCAAAAAAAAGATCAGGTTTGACTATTGAGAATGTGGCTAGACTAAACGCCAACAATATAAATTGGCACAAATAGAATGTCTAATCTGAAACCCATGGGGTAGAAGATTCCATTTTTCGAGATATCTgcaatataattcaaaattattagcaATGCCATTATACTTCACTTGAGCCACACCATATGTCATATGTCTAAGAGGTGATGTTGGAAAActgaaattgatatttaatttgacGGTTCAACAAGTTTAATATACAGTACATCATGTCCCGTTGAGGGTGGGAACAGTCGCCAGCTATAAATACATTTGTTCTTCTCTCCACTTCAATCCAGCTACATCCTGCTGGCTTTTTCAAATCCcttgttttcatttgttttcttatCTCCATGACTCCATCCCATCTAGCATTTGCTGCATATAGGTTTGACATCACCACATAGTTACCAATATTGTTCGCTTCAATTTCAAACAATCGATTTGCCACAACACCAATTAATTCCACCTCATGATGGGTCCTGCAGGCACTCAATAATGTACCCCATATGTTTGCATTTGCTTCTATAGGCATACTAGTTACAAACGAATATGCTTCATTTATCCGTCCTACTCGAGCAAGAAGATCCACCACACAAGAATATTGTTCTGTGGTTGGTTTGATCCCATAAACCTTCTCCATTGAGCGAAATATCTTTAGTCCTTCATCCACAAGGCCAGCGTGACTGCAAGCAGATAATACAGCAGTAATGATAACATGGTCCGGCTTAATACCCAATTCTAGAATTTGAGAAAAAACCTTGAGTGCTTCCTTTCCCATCCCATGCACTGCATAGCCACCAACCATAGCAGTAAACATAACCAGATCTTTTTCTATGCTTGACTGGAAAATCTTATAGGCACTGCCTATGCTGCCACATTTTGCATATAAATCTACAAGAGATCCATCCAGATGTACATCATTGAAACAAGCTCTTATTACATACCCATGGCACTGCCTCAATAAGTGGATTGAAGCCATTTGAGAACAAACTGGAAGAAGGCTCATAATAGTCATGGCATCAGGCTTCAATCCTTGAACTTGTAACTGAAGGAACAGGCTAAGAGCTTGATCAGGACAATTGCTGTCAGCATAACCCCGAATCGTTAGATTCCAAGTGGTGATATCCACTGTAGACATCCGCTTAAATATcatatatgcttcatcatatGATCCACAATTCACATAACCTGAGATAATTGAATTTAATGCGACTGAATTTCGCTTCTCCACCAGACCATGAAAAATACCAAGGGCATAATCCATGGTACCACATTTTGCATATGCATCAAGTATTGCATTTCCCACATTAGGCTCAATATCACCTGATAAAAGGCCTGCCTTAATCGAATACCCATGTGTTTCCTTAACCATATTTACTCTCAAAACAGTAGCACAAAAATGAATTATGGCTAAGATAGTAATGGAGTCTGGTCTAAATCCTTCCTGATGCATACTGTGTAAAAGGTTGAGAAACTGAATATCATATCCACTCTCTGAAAAGGCATCAAGTATAGAATTCCACGATATCAAGTCTTTCTtagaaatcaaagaaaatgtttGATATGCTGCTTCTATGTCCTTACATTTTGcataaaaattaactaaagcATTCCCAACAGTTGCATCCTCATCTAGGTAAGGATGACGAAGATAATAGCCATGAATCTCTTTCCCAACCTTCAAGTTCTGTAAGTATAAACAGGCAGGAAGAATGCTGACAAGAGTTACAGAATCTGGCCTTATCATCTCTATGGAGATTAATTCACAAAAAAGATTCAATGCTTTTAACCACTCACCATTTGATGCATATCCAGCGATAATGGCATTCCATGAAACCAGATCTCTTGATTTCATCCTCTGAAACAACAATTCCGCTTCTGCCATCTGTCCAACTCTCAAGTAAAAGCTCAGCAAAGCATTGCAGACTAAAACATTTGATATTAATTCAGCCCGGCGCAATACATAACAATGAGTCTCTCTCCCAAAGCAGTAGCCCACACGCTTATCCAACGAAGCACATATAGGTAGAATATTCACAATTGTAGCATAATTTGGTTCTACTGATCCTCTCAACATCCAGCTGAACAACCTCAATGCATTTGTAGTGAATTTATTTTCAGAAAAACCTGAAATGATTGCATTCCAGGAAACAACATCTTTGTCCTCAATGCTTCCAAATACAGAGTATGCATCCTTGTGGACTAACccacattttgcatacataGATACAAGAGCATTTCCAACTAATGTTTGTGTTTCAAGTCCAGATTTAATCACAAACGCATGAACACTCTTCCCTCCATGTATATTTCTGAACCGTGCACACACCGGAAGGACAATAGCAACAGTCACAGAGTTAGGCTTAGGTTGGTTACTAAAATGCATATTATAGAACAACCTCATCACTTGATCATCATAATCATGAGAACTCGCAAACCCAGCTAATAGAATGTTCCAAACAACAGGATCAAAGGTACCCATCTGGCCAAACAGCTTCTTGCAATCATCAACAACTCTacattttgcatacatattAAGCAGCGCTTTGGACACAACCCGGCAAGCAATATGGCCTAGTTTTATGACACAACTGTGAAGTGCTTTGCCTAAGTTAGTGTTAAACCCGATAGCACAAGATTTGAACATGTCTGCGAATAGCTGGTAATTGTGCATTGATGAAGACTGTATCTTATGAGCCAAAGGAAAAGGAGTTGCTTTTGTGAATTCCATCGCCAAATAAACTGCTGATTATATGTTGCATGATCTAGAATTTGGTTTAAACATATCTGCAAACACTAGTTGcacatttttattcattaaagcAACCATAACACAAGGAGAACACAATCATAATCATCTTGACATATGTAAGTACAATTTCAAACCTTGGATTTTGTAGCAAAGCATCACctccaccaaaaaaaaaaaaaaagtctctaAATCACCTccaccagaaaaaaaaaaaaagtctgtAAATCTATGGATAGAAAATTTACATAGAAGACAGTGAAAGCACGCCACAAAAATATGATATGGAAGTAATTTTCAcagtgaaattttaatttttcaaacccaaCTTAATTTTACTATTTCCAAATGATATGAATCTTAACAAATggtttttatcatatattgaaAATCACATATAGCAGTTCAAAAATCTACCATTAAAGAAAAGAGGAGATCACCAGCAGCGCCAAATTCAGTTAATTTACAGCATTTTTGTAATTACTTTCTTAAGATAGCATCTTCTACCGAGAAATCGAAATTCACAGGTTGATTAGGAAGTAAAAATAGCGGATTTTTCCAGTGGAGGTAATAAATTTTGATCTCTAAGGTTGTGAGAAAGTgttactttgattttttttttttttaagtttacttTGGTATCTTTCATATGTCTGCGCTTAGGGGTGTGCATGATCCAATTTGGTGCGGGATAAgacatttttcaaaccaaactacaAAAAATggcttgaaaaaattttaaatcaaatcaaaccattttagattataaaccaaaccaaaccaaactgaaaaatacgatttggtttggtttggcttacggtttgaaccaaataaaaatcattcactttCAATATTTcgtattcaataaaaaataaatgaattatagtTACTAGAAATGAAACATAATATTTCACTTGTATCTATCGATGCACACACATTAATAATATCTCCTCTACGTGAAAGTAATAGTTAAacataacataattaatttatagtaattGCATCACAAACACACATGTATAAGAAAGAAGACAACATGTataaggaagaag
This genomic window from Mangifera indica cultivar Alphonso unplaced genomic scaffold, CATAS_Mindica_2.1 Un_0047, whole genome shotgun sequence contains:
- the LOC123206729 gene encoding putative pentatricopeptide repeat-containing protein At5g08490 codes for the protein MEFTKATPFPLAHKIQSSSMHNYQLFADMFKSCAIGFNTNLGKALHSCVIKLGHIACRVVSKALLNMYAKCRVVDDCKKLFGQMGTFDPVVWNILLAGFASSHDYDDQVMRLFYNMHFSNQPKPNSVTVAIVLPVCARFRNIHGGKSVHAFVIKSGLETQTLVGNALVSMYAKCGLVHKDAYSVFGSIEDKDVVSWNAIISGFSENKFTTNALRLFSWMLRGSVEPNYATIVNILPICASLDKRVGYCFGRETHCYVLRRAELISNVLVCNALLSFYLRVGQMAEAELLFQRMKSRDLVSWNAIIAGYASNGEWLKALNLFCELISIEMIRPDSVTLVSILPACLYLQNLKVGKEIHGYYLRHPYLDEDATVGNALVNFYAKCKDIEAAYQTFSLISKKDLISWNSILDAFSESGYDIQFLNLLHSMHQEGFRPDSITILAIIHFCATVLRVNMVKETHGYSIKAGLLSGDIEPNVGNAILDAYAKCGTMDYALGIFHGLVEKRNSVALNSIISGYVNCGSYDEAYMIFKRMSTVDITTWNLTIRGYADSNCPDQALSLFLQLQVQGLKPDAMTIMSLLPVCSQMASIHLLRQCHGYVIRACFNDVHLDGSLVDLYAKCGSIGSAYKIFQSSIEKDLVMFTAMVGGYAVHGMGKEALKVFSQILELGIKPDHVIITAVLSACSHAGLVDEGLKIFRSMEKVYGIKPTTEQYSCVVDLLARVGRINEAYSFVTSMPIEANANIWGTLLSACRTHHEVELIGVVANRLFEIEANNIGNYVVMSNLYAANARWDGVMEIRKQMKTRDLKKPAGCSWIEVERRTNVFIAGDCSHPQRDMMYCILNLLNRQIKYQFQFSNITS